From Neobacillus sp. PS2-9, the proteins below share one genomic window:
- a CDS encoding ABC transporter ATP-binding protein, translating into MIRLEKITRSFMLGKENVHVLNGISLMIESGEFVAIMGPSGSGKSTLMNIIGCLDKPTEGEYFLAGENVSHYNDKELARVRNQSIGFVFQQFHLLPRLSALKNVELPMIYAGISKKERQARAEEALIKVGLSDRMNHLPNALSGGQKQRVAIARAIVNQPKLILADEPTGALDSKTSIDIMDQFSKLNEEGVTVVVVTHESEVAQYANRTIMVRDGLIQSPTLIDRGMLQ; encoded by the coding sequence ATGATTCGTTTAGAAAAAATCACACGATCGTTTATGCTAGGGAAAGAGAATGTACATGTATTAAACGGAATCAGTCTGATGATTGAATCAGGTGAATTTGTTGCGATTATGGGTCCATCCGGTTCGGGAAAATCCACATTAATGAATATTATTGGCTGTTTGGATAAGCCCACAGAGGGTGAGTACTTTCTTGCTGGTGAAAATGTATCACACTATAACGATAAGGAATTAGCTAGAGTAAGAAATCAGTCCATCGGCTTCGTCTTTCAACAGTTCCATCTCTTGCCTCGATTGTCCGCTTTAAAAAATGTCGAACTCCCTATGATCTATGCCGGAATTTCAAAAAAAGAACGGCAAGCTCGTGCGGAAGAGGCATTGATTAAAGTAGGCTTGTCAGACCGAATGAACCACCTTCCAAATGCACTATCTGGGGGACAAAAGCAACGCGTGGCCATTGCGAGAGCGATTGTTAACCAGCCAAAGCTAATTTTAGCAGATGAACCGACAGGGGCACTTGATTCAAAAACAAGCATAGACATCATGGATCAGTTTAGTAAGCTAAATGAGGAAGGCGTAACGGTAGTTGTGGTCACACATGAATCTGAAGTTGCTCAATATGCAAACAGGACTATCATGGTAAGGGATGGACTAATCCAGTCCCCTACACTAATTGATAGGGGGATGTTGCAATGA
- a CDS encoding efflux RND transporter periplasmic adaptor subunit has protein sequence MKKKIWITIGVVSLIIIMIGVSVYRQVFAKGSSVKIVQITQEEISSLLMIPGTVKLHEEQVVYTSPEKGELKDLLVKEGQTVKKGTVLATLQNPQLDLEREQNKLAIESANLKITQLDKKIKQLKEKETTLAEQVGKEEAKKQLAPEREQLEMEKKLANIDLKQASLQKDLLSKRQSELEIRSTIDGVVLTVKKQGTSTAEASNLEPLIHIGKLEGLTATGLLSEYDSIKVSSGQKVTLRSDAVPEQKWQGEVTTISVLPQQNQAGLQNGSQAVQYPVTVNISGDTKALKPGFQVIMEIETDKKMAMVLPVASLHDDGDQPYVYVVKDGKARKQKVKTGITSGDKIEILEGVSKDDKVIINGPEQLKDGLEVKVK, from the coding sequence ATGAAAAAGAAAATATGGATTACCATAGGTGTTGTCAGCTTAATCATTATAATGATTGGAGTAAGCGTCTACCGTCAGGTTTTTGCAAAAGGATCTTCTGTAAAAATCGTACAAATAACACAGGAGGAAATTTCCTCTTTATTAATGATTCCCGGCACAGTTAAATTGCACGAGGAACAAGTGGTTTATACTTCACCAGAAAAAGGCGAATTGAAGGATTTACTTGTTAAAGAAGGGCAGACGGTTAAAAAAGGTACAGTGTTGGCCACACTTCAAAATCCTCAACTCGACCTGGAAAGGGAGCAAAATAAATTAGCCATTGAATCAGCTAATCTGAAAATTACCCAACTAGATAAAAAAATAAAACAGCTTAAGGAAAAAGAAACAACATTAGCTGAACAGGTTGGAAAAGAGGAAGCTAAAAAACAGCTTGCCCCTGAACGTGAGCAGCTTGAAATGGAAAAAAAGTTAGCCAATATTGATCTTAAGCAAGCCTCCCTTCAAAAGGATTTGCTTAGTAAGCGTCAAAGCGAATTAGAGATAAGAAGTACAATTGATGGTGTTGTTTTAACGGTGAAAAAACAAGGTACATCCACTGCAGAAGCATCGAATCTTGAGCCCCTTATACATATCGGAAAGCTTGAAGGATTAACCGCTACAGGACTCTTATCTGAATACGATTCTATAAAGGTAAGCAGTGGACAAAAAGTTACTTTGCGTTCGGACGCAGTACCAGAACAAAAATGGCAGGGAGAAGTCACCACGATTAGTGTCCTTCCACAGCAAAATCAAGCTGGTCTTCAAAACGGCAGTCAGGCAGTGCAATATCCTGTAACGGTAAACATCTCGGGTGATACAAAAGCTTTAAAACCAGGGTTTCAGGTCATTATGGAAATTGAAACAGACAAAAAGATGGCCATGGTTCTTCCAGTAGCTTCCTTACATGATGATGGAGATCAGCCATATGTGTATGTTGTAAAGGATGGAAAGGCGCGTAAACAAAAGGTGAAAACAGGTATCACGTCTGGAGATAAGATTGAAATCCTTGAAGGTGTTTCAAAGGATGACAAAGTCATCATAAATGGACCTGAACAACTTAAGGATGGGCTGGAAGTGAAGGTCAAATGA
- a CDS encoding Yip1 family protein codes for MELQNEVKVQKEKPSLFGMFTNPVQQFERIRENPKIWVPLVIVSILYAIGTVFMAFSIDASTLIDQGLPEDQVEIVLTITKITVAITGIISPILGVLISSAIQLAIAKIASSSVTFKQLFSMNTFIMVIGAVGLILNMGIRYAIGGDVEIYVTSLAGLLNQDKAGFLGSIEVFGIWTLILTALGLHKTGQFSKGLAWTIAIIFFLIGIGFGLIGTLLQDVPKL; via the coding sequence ATGGAATTACAAAATGAGGTTAAGGTACAGAAAGAGAAACCGAGTTTATTTGGAATGTTTACGAATCCGGTGCAACAGTTTGAGAGGATTAGAGAAAATCCAAAAATATGGGTACCATTAGTGATTGTTAGTATTCTATACGCAATAGGAACCGTCTTTATGGCTTTTAGCATTGATGCTTCAACGTTAATTGATCAGGGGCTCCCAGAAGATCAGGTAGAAATAGTATTAACCATTACTAAAATTACAGTAGCAATAACAGGTATCATTTCGCCTATTTTGGGTGTGTTGATTAGCAGTGCCATCCAATTGGCGATAGCTAAGATTGCGAGTTCATCAGTAACCTTTAAACAGTTATTTTCCATGAATACTTTTATTATGGTCATCGGAGCTGTTGGTCTTATTTTAAATATGGGAATTAGGTATGCGATAGGTGGGGACGTTGAAATATATGTTACTAGTTTAGCAGGATTATTAAATCAAGATAAGGCCGGGTTCCTAGGCTCAATCGAAGTATTCGGTATTTGGACATTAATTTTAACAGCTTTGGGACTTCACAAAACAGGTCAATTCTCAAAGGGGCTTGCTTGGACCATTGCAATTATTTTCTTCTTAATCGGGATTGGTTTTGGTTTAATCGGAACCTTGTTACAAGACGTGCCAAAACTTTAA
- a CDS encoding aldo/keto reductase, giving the protein MKYINIANTDLKASNIIMGNMRLPQLSLVEAEELIRTAMDEGINFFDHADIYGKGKSEEIFSEAIQMNASIREKMIIQSKCGIRSGFFDFSKEYIISSVDGILKRLNTEYLDILLLHRPDPLMDPAEVAEAFEELYTNGKVKYFGVSNHNPAQIELLQKYIPYKLVVNQLQFSIAHTPMIDSGIALNMNIDQSINRDSSVLEYCRLHDITMQAWSPYQHGFFEGSFLGDVEKYPELNQVIDTIAEKYGLTNTAIATAWITRHPANIQVVLGTTKVERMKDACKGSDIRLTREEWYSIYKAAGNIVP; this is encoded by the coding sequence ATGAAATACATAAACATTGCCAATACAGATTTAAAAGCATCCAATATCATAATGGGAAATATGCGCTTGCCTCAACTTTCCTTGGTTGAAGCAGAAGAGCTGATACGTACGGCCATGGACGAAGGGATTAATTTCTTTGACCATGCAGATATTTATGGCAAAGGAAAAAGCGAAGAGATCTTTTCAGAAGCTATTCAGATGAATGCAAGCATCCGTGAAAAAATGATTATCCAAAGTAAATGCGGGATTCGTTCCGGTTTTTTTGATTTCTCAAAAGAGTATATTATTTCATCCGTTGACGGGATTTTAAAAAGGTTAAACACCGAATACCTCGATATTTTACTACTTCATCGTCCAGATCCATTAATGGATCCTGCTGAGGTTGCGGAGGCCTTTGAAGAACTTTATACGAATGGAAAAGTAAAGTACTTTGGTGTATCGAACCATAATCCAGCCCAAATAGAACTGTTGCAGAAGTATATCCCTTATAAATTGGTGGTAAACCAGCTGCAGTTTAGTATTGCGCACACACCAATGATTGATTCTGGAATTGCGTTAAACATGAATATCGACCAGTCCATCAATCGCGATAGCAGTGTGTTAGAATATTGCCGACTACACGACATCACCATGCAAGCATGGTCCCCATACCAACACGGCTTCTTCGAAGGATCATTTTTAGGTGATGTTGAAAAATATCCTGAGTTAAATCAGGTAATTGATACGATTGCTGAAAAATACGGATTGACCAATACAGCTATCGCAACAGCATGGATTACACGTCATCCAGCTAATATCCAAGTCGTGCTTGGAACAACCAAAGTAGAACGGATGAAGGACGCATGTAAAGGCTCCGATATCCGCTTAACACGAGAAGAATGGTATTCCATCTACAAGGCAGCAGGGAATATCGTACCTTAA
- the odhB gene encoding 2-oxoglutarate dehydrogenase complex dihydrolipoyllysine-residue succinyltransferase, with protein MIEIKVPELAESITEGTIAQWLINIGDKVTKGDSVVELETDKVNIEINAEYSGVVTKVLKEPGDIVEVGDVIAIIEENTSAGATPSAPTSTPEKTAEVETFNQQGVQPEPELPKAASPIASPAARKLAREMGIDLSQVCSRDPLGRIRPEDVKAHTSAPPVVKEETKVEKSSPKPAVQQIDEEFDKPVERVKMSRRRQTIAKRLVEVQHTAAMLTTFNEVDMSAIMDLRNQRKDAFYEKHGVRLGFMSFFTKAVVSALKQFPLLNAEIQGDELIIKKFYDIGIAVAAPEGLVVPVVRGANQKNFAEIEQDISNLGKKARDNALTLNDLQGGTFTITNGGVFGSLMSTPILNSPQVGILGMHKIQTRPIAIDRERMENRPMMYIALSYDHRIVDGKEAVSFLATVKELLEDPHSLLLEG; from the coding sequence ATGATTGAAATCAAAGTACCAGAACTGGCAGAATCCATTACAGAAGGAACAATTGCACAATGGCTCATTAATATTGGTGATAAAGTAACTAAAGGTGATAGTGTTGTTGAGCTAGAAACTGACAAAGTTAATATTGAAATAAATGCCGAATACTCAGGTGTAGTCACAAAGGTTCTAAAAGAACCTGGCGATATTGTTGAGGTAGGGGATGTAATTGCTATTATCGAAGAGAATACTAGTGCAGGAGCAACTCCATCTGCTCCAACCTCTACACCGGAAAAAACGGCAGAAGTAGAAACCTTTAATCAACAGGGTGTACAACCTGAGCCTGAACTTCCGAAAGCCGCAAGTCCAATTGCTTCACCAGCGGCAAGAAAATTGGCAAGAGAAATGGGGATCGATTTATCCCAAGTATGCAGCCGTGATCCACTTGGCAGAATTAGACCTGAAGATGTAAAAGCACATACCTCGGCACCTCCTGTTGTAAAAGAAGAAACAAAAGTGGAAAAATCAAGCCCAAAGCCGGCAGTACAACAAATAGATGAAGAGTTTGACAAACCAGTGGAACGAGTGAAAATGTCCCGCCGTCGCCAAACTATCGCTAAACGCTTAGTAGAAGTTCAACACACAGCGGCGATGTTGACCACATTTAACGAAGTCGATATGTCGGCTATTATGGACCTACGCAATCAACGAAAAGATGCTTTTTATGAAAAACATGGTGTTCGTCTTGGGTTCATGTCGTTCTTTACTAAAGCAGTTGTTTCAGCTTTAAAGCAATTTCCTTTGTTAAATGCGGAAATTCAAGGCGATGAATTGATTATTAAGAAATTTTATGACATCGGAATTGCTGTTGCAGCACCTGAAGGGTTGGTCGTACCTGTTGTACGCGGTGCAAACCAGAAGAATTTTGCGGAAATCGAACAAGATATCAGTAATCTTGGTAAAAAAGCTCGTGATAATGCCCTTACTCTTAATGATTTGCAAGGCGGAACATTTACAATTACTAACGGCGGGGTTTTTGGATCGTTGATGTCAACCCCGATTTTGAATAGTCCTCAAGTAGGGATTCTTGGTATGCATAAAATCCAAACAAGACCAATTGCGATTGATCGTGAACGAATGGAAAACCGTCCAATGATGTATATTGCACTTTCATATGATCATCGTATTGTGGACGGAAAAGAGGCAGTTAGCTTCCTGGCGACTGTAAAAGAATTGTTAGAAGATCCACACTCATTATTATTAGAAGGATAA
- a CDS encoding 2-oxoglutarate dehydrogenase E1 component, producing the protein MEVQKNQQNPWRKFNGPNLGYVIEQYERYTNGEDSIDPKLKELFIKCGSPLSFELRDNEEPLNKESIESNQSVNIQKILKVVKLLDEIRFNGHLAANLNPLEVNLQNQELFKPAKHGVSENDLKAIPAKLVWEEAPEGIQTAWDAMNHLKSVYTSTLAYEFNHVQLMDERVWLNQMVETGSLHRSLSKEEQTNLLQSLTEVEGFEQFLHKTFVGQKRFSIEGVDMLVPMLNEAVHEGVGNGARNVVIGMAHRGRLSVLAHVLNKPYSKMFSEFQHSSAKQQGPSEDLVDISEGWTGDVKYHLGRNRFMDGSGKMRTRITLANNPSHLEFVDPVVEGFARAAQEERKNAGYPKQDVNRAFAILVHGDAAFPGQGIVAETLNLSGLKGYRTGGTIHIIANNMVGFTTDSHDSRSTRYSSDLAKGFEIPIIHVNADDPEACLAAVRLAYQYRNRFQKDFLIDLVGYRRFGHNEMDDPAVTQPQVYRKIVKHPTVRALYSNQLQNKGIINQEEVEEINRRVQEKLQAEYENVEEKKQSEPFVEIEVPRVISKGIPPLGTSVPLDTLRKLNQDLLKWPDGFHVYPKLKRILERRDNALEENGKVEWAVAEVLAFASMLKDGTPIRLTGQDSERGTFAQRHIVLHDSETNETYSPLHHLPDARASFAVHNSPLSEAAVVGFEYGYNVFAPETLVMWEAQYGDFANTAQPLYDQFISSARAKWGQKSGMILLLPHGYEGQGPEHSSARPERFLQLAAENNWTVANLTSAAQYFHILRRQASILGTEFVRPLVIMTPKSLLRHPLVASSGTDLSEGHFQTVVEQSKLGKEIDKVKRLVLTTGKMAIDLAVEIDSRKQNQSLEEIHIVRIEQLYPFPIEKVEAIIKRYPNLKEIMWVQEEPKNMGVWHYIAPTLFELASSDSLTVGYIGRQKRSSTAGGDSTVHKQEQERIIQQALNFRSLVDSKETNIRFNF; encoded by the coding sequence ATGGAAGTACAAAAGAATCAACAAAATCCGTGGAGAAAATTCAATGGCCCAAACCTTGGCTATGTAATCGAACAATATGAACGATATACGAACGGAGAAGACTCCATTGATCCAAAATTAAAAGAACTATTTATTAAATGTGGTTCACCTTTGTCTTTTGAGTTACGAGACAACGAAGAGCCCCTTAATAAAGAATCTATCGAATCTAATCAATCCGTAAATATACAAAAAATACTAAAAGTGGTAAAACTCCTTGATGAAATACGTTTCAATGGTCATTTAGCTGCAAACCTGAATCCATTAGAGGTAAATCTACAAAATCAAGAGTTGTTTAAACCAGCAAAACATGGGGTAAGTGAAAATGATTTGAAAGCGATACCAGCTAAGCTAGTTTGGGAAGAGGCACCGGAAGGCATTCAAACCGCATGGGATGCTATGAACCATCTAAAAAGTGTTTATACTTCCACACTAGCTTATGAATTTAATCATGTTCAACTGATGGATGAACGAGTATGGCTCAATCAAATGGTAGAGACTGGTTCATTGCATCGCTCCTTATCTAAAGAAGAACAAACGAATTTGTTGCAGTCTTTAACAGAGGTTGAAGGATTCGAACAATTTTTGCATAAAACCTTCGTGGGTCAAAAGCGATTTTCCATTGAAGGTGTTGACATGCTTGTTCCAATGTTGAATGAAGCGGTACACGAAGGTGTCGGGAATGGGGCACGGAATGTCGTAATTGGAATGGCGCATCGCGGCCGTTTAAGTGTCCTTGCACATGTATTGAACAAACCATACAGCAAGATGTTCTCTGAATTTCAACATTCATCAGCCAAACAACAGGGACCGTCAGAAGATTTAGTTGACATTAGTGAGGGCTGGACTGGAGATGTGAAATACCATTTAGGACGCAATCGATTCATGGATGGCTCCGGTAAGATGCGCACACGAATTACCTTAGCCAATAATCCGAGTCATCTGGAATTTGTCGATCCAGTCGTCGAAGGGTTTGCAAGAGCCGCCCAAGAAGAACGAAAGAATGCTGGTTACCCTAAGCAGGATGTAAATAGGGCGTTTGCGATTTTAGTTCATGGCGATGCAGCCTTTCCAGGTCAGGGAATTGTAGCGGAGACCTTAAATTTAAGTGGGTTAAAAGGATATCGAACAGGCGGAACGATTCATATCATTGCCAACAATATGGTCGGCTTTACGACCGATAGCCACGATTCTCGTTCGACGAGATATTCAAGTGACTTGGCGAAAGGATTTGAGATTCCGATTATTCATGTTAATGCGGACGATCCTGAAGCCTGTCTAGCAGCAGTTCGACTTGCCTATCAATATCGGAATAGGTTCCAAAAAGACTTCTTGATTGATTTAGTTGGATACCGTCGATTTGGCCACAATGAAATGGACGATCCAGCGGTCACCCAGCCGCAGGTATACAGAAAAATTGTGAAGCATCCAACTGTAAGAGCCTTGTATTCTAATCAATTACAAAATAAAGGCATTATTAATCAAGAAGAAGTGGAGGAAATCAATCGCCGCGTTCAAGAAAAGTTGCAGGCTGAGTATGAAAACGTGGAAGAGAAGAAGCAGAGTGAACCCTTTGTAGAAATAGAGGTTCCGAGGGTAATTTCCAAAGGAATTCCACCGCTTGGAACAAGCGTGCCACTTGATACGCTTCGTAAATTAAACCAGGATTTACTCAAATGGCCGGATGGTTTTCATGTTTATCCAAAATTAAAGCGAATCCTTGAGCGCCGTGATAACGCACTAGAAGAGAACGGAAAGGTAGAATGGGCAGTAGCGGAAGTGCTGGCATTTGCTTCGATGTTAAAAGACGGTACGCCAATTCGTCTCACTGGTCAAGATTCTGAGCGCGGAACCTTTGCCCAACGTCACATAGTGCTCCACGATTCAGAAACAAATGAAACCTACTCACCACTGCATCATCTTCCCGATGCTCGAGCATCGTTTGCGGTTCATAATAGCCCGCTTTCGGAAGCGGCTGTTGTAGGTTTTGAATATGGATACAATGTATTTGCTCCTGAAACCCTTGTCATGTGGGAAGCACAATATGGAGACTTCGCCAACACAGCACAGCCTCTCTATGATCAATTTATTTCATCTGCAAGAGCAAAATGGGGGCAAAAATCAGGGATGATACTCCTGTTGCCTCACGGCTATGAAGGGCAAGGTCCGGAGCATTCCAGTGCCCGACCTGAACGTTTTTTACAGTTAGCAGCTGAAAATAACTGGACGGTTGCCAATCTGACAAGTGCGGCGCAATATTTTCATATTTTACGTCGTCAAGCATCCATCTTAGGAACAGAGTTTGTTCGTCCATTGGTGATTATGACGCCAAAGAGTCTTCTGCGTCATCCGTTAGTCGCTTCTTCTGGGACTGATCTAAGCGAAGGCCATTTTCAAACAGTAGTGGAACAGTCGAAGCTTGGAAAAGAGATTGATAAGGTAAAGCGTTTAGTGTTAACAACCGGTAAGATGGCGATTGATTTAGCTGTGGAAATCGACTCAAGGAAACAAAATCAAAGCTTAGAAGAGATACACATCGTTCGAATCGAACAATTGTATCCATTTCCAATAGAAAAAGTAGAAGCGATCATTAAGCGTTACCCGAACCTGAAGGAAATCATGTGGGTACAGGAAGAACCGAAAAATATGGGCGTGTGGCATTATATTGCCCCAACTCTTTTTGAACTTGCATCTTCTGACAGCCTGACAGTTGGTTACATCGGTCGTCAAAAACGTTCAAGTACAGCAGGCGGCGATTCAACCGTTCATAAGCAGGAACAAGAACGTATTATTCAACAGGCTTTGAATTTCAGAAGTCTAGTAGATAGTAAAGAAACAAACATACGATTTAATTTTTAA
- a CDS encoding LysR family transcriptional regulator, with amino-acid sequence MDYRDWEILKVLYQQKNLTKTARLLFLTQPALTTRLKHMQEELGVKIVTRESRGVHFTPQGEYLVHCAEEALAHYEKIKENVQNMSNNESDEVVGTLKLGVSNFFANYELPYVLKLFKKQYPHVEFKVTTGWSRDVTQLIHNKDVHISFVRGDYGWRGLSKHQLFEETICIASKKEFEMEDLPRLPRIEYKGDYLLRSVIDHWWAENFAQAPFISIEVDQVDPCKEMVINGLGYGILSSRVLTGKEDLFKIHLTDQEGNPILRRTWMYYHEESLEWNVVKAFVHFIKNFDWKDN; translated from the coding sequence ATGGATTACCGTGACTGGGAAATACTAAAGGTACTATATCAACAAAAAAATCTTACAAAAACAGCCCGCCTTTTATTTCTTACTCAGCCTGCATTAACAACTCGCTTAAAGCATATGCAGGAAGAATTAGGTGTTAAAATCGTAACCCGTGAAAGCAGGGGAGTACATTTTACCCCACAAGGAGAATATCTTGTCCATTGTGCGGAAGAGGCTCTTGCTCATTACGAAAAGATAAAAGAAAATGTCCAAAATATGAGTAACAATGAAAGTGATGAAGTAGTAGGTACGTTGAAATTGGGGGTATCTAATTTTTTCGCAAATTATGAACTTCCATATGTTTTGAAACTATTTAAAAAGCAATATCCTCATGTGGAATTTAAAGTAACAACGGGATGGAGCAGAGACGTAACACAACTTATACATAATAAGGATGTACATATCAGCTTTGTCCGTGGAGATTATGGCTGGCGTGGTTTATCGAAACATCAATTATTTGAGGAAACCATCTGCATTGCTTCAAAAAAAGAGTTTGAAATGGAGGACCTCCCTCGTCTTCCTAGAATCGAATATAAAGGTGATTACTTATTAAGATCAGTCATTGACCATTGGTGGGCAGAAAATTTTGCGCAAGCCCCCTTTATCAGTATAGAAGTGGACCAAGTAGATCCATGTAAGGAAATGGTTATCAATGGTTTAGGCTACGGCATTTTGTCCAGTAGAGTACTTACTGGAAAAGAAGACTTATTCAAAATCCACTTAACAGATCAAGAAGGAAATCCAATTTTGCGAAGAACGTGGATGTATTACCATGAAGAATCGCTGGAATGGAATGTGGTGAAGGCGTTCGTTCATTTTATTAAGAATTTTGATTGGAAAGATAATTGA
- a CDS encoding DeoR/GlpR family DNA-binding transcription regulator, with amino-acid sequence MLVAERQKKIVELVNERLSIRVTELSKIFSVTEETIRRDLEKLEKENLLMRSHGGAVSIEKDQSETSYLEREITNATEKKAIAEAAVRIIESGDQIVLDASTTAWYVAKELPDMPLTVLTNSIKVAIELSKKEQIKVISTGGTLLSQSLSFVGPLAERSLGMYHVHKAFLSCKGVHLEKGLSDFNESQALLKKQMMEIADEKILMVDSSKFGTRAFSQIGPLSTIDCMIVDSKINEQVKQQLEEKNIRVTIVD; translated from the coding sequence GTGCTTGTAGCAGAAAGACAAAAAAAGATTGTGGAATTAGTCAATGAGCGATTGAGTATACGAGTTACCGAACTTAGCAAGATTTTTTCAGTAACAGAGGAAACCATTCGGCGTGACCTAGAAAAGCTTGAAAAAGAGAATCTATTAATGAGAAGCCATGGCGGTGCGGTAAGTATAGAAAAAGATCAATCGGAAACCTCCTACTTAGAAAGAGAAATTACTAACGCAACAGAGAAGAAGGCGATTGCTGAAGCAGCGGTTCGTATTATTGAATCTGGAGACCAAATTGTTCTAGATGCCAGTACAACTGCTTGGTATGTAGCAAAGGAATTACCTGATATGCCTTTAACGGTACTTACAAACTCTATAAAAGTAGCCATCGAACTTAGTAAAAAAGAACAAATTAAAGTGATATCCACTGGAGGCACTTTATTATCACAATCCCTTTCCTTTGTTGGACCGCTTGCAGAACGTTCACTTGGCATGTATCACGTCCATAAGGCATTTCTATCCTGTAAAGGCGTTCATTTGGAAAAAGGACTAAGTGACTTTAATGAATCGCAGGCATTGTTAAAGAAGCAAATGATGGAAATAGCAGATGAAAAAATCCTAATGGTTGATTCCAGTAAGTTTGGAACACGGGCCTTCTCTCAAATTGGACCACTGTCCACTATCGATTGTATGATTGTCGATTCAAAAATTAACGAACAAGTAAAACAACAATTAGAAGAAAAAAATATTAGAGTGACGATTGTAGACTAG
- the rhaA gene encoding L-rhamnose isomerase, whose protein sequence is MTVKENFELAKKSYAKWGVRVDDVIETLKNVPISIHCWQGDDVGGFEVNKQELSGGIDVTGNYPGKATTPEELRSDLEKALSLIPGKHRVNLHAIYAETNGEVVERDQLEPKHFENWVKWAKENGLGLDYNPTLFSHPKAADGLTLSHPNEEIREFWINHCIGSRKISEYFGKVLGTPALTNIWIPDGYKDTPSDRLTPRKRLKESLDKIFAVKTDEKYNMDAVESKLFGIGSEAYVVGSHEFYLNYAMKNNKLCLLDTGHYHPTETVSNKISSMLLFSEKVALHVSRPVRWDSDHVVILDDELKEIALEIVRNDALNRVIIGLDFFDASINRVAAWTIGTRNMIKALLYAMLVPNEYLKQLQEGGNFTERLALMEEFKTYPFGAVWDYYCEKMGVPVRESWLEEVIAYEHEVLLKR, encoded by the coding sequence ATGACTGTTAAAGAAAACTTTGAACTTGCCAAAAAATCTTATGCAAAATGGGGAGTAAGGGTCGATGATGTAATCGAAACCTTAAAAAATGTACCTATTTCCATTCATTGCTGGCAAGGTGACGATGTAGGCGGATTTGAAGTAAACAAACAAGAATTATCAGGCGGTATTGATGTAACAGGAAACTATCCTGGTAAAGCAACAACTCCAGAAGAATTAAGAAGTGACTTAGAAAAGGCACTATCCCTTATTCCTGGTAAGCACCGTGTGAACTTACATGCGATTTATGCTGAAACCAATGGAGAAGTAGTAGAAAGGGATCAATTGGAGCCAAAGCACTTTGAAAACTGGGTAAAATGGGCAAAGGAAAACGGACTTGGTTTAGACTACAATCCTACTCTTTTCTCTCATCCAAAAGCAGCGGATGGGCTGACACTCTCACATCCAAACGAAGAAATTCGAGAATTTTGGATTAATCATTGTATTGGCAGCAGGAAAATCTCGGAGTACTTTGGGAAAGTACTTGGTACTCCAGCCTTAACAAACATTTGGATTCCAGATGGATATAAGGATACTCCAAGTGACCGGCTGACTCCGAGAAAAAGATTAAAAGAATCATTGGATAAGATTTTTGCAGTAAAAACAGACGAGAAGTATAACATGGATGCGGTTGAAAGCAAGTTGTTTGGTATCGGTTCTGAAGCGTATGTGGTTGGGTCACACGAATTCTATTTAAACTATGCGATGAAAAATAACAAATTGTGCTTACTAGATACAGGTCACTATCATCCAACCGAAACGGTCTCAAATAAGATTTCTTCTATGCTTCTATTCAGTGAGAAGGTTGCATTACATGTATCAAGACCTGTTCGTTGGGACAGTGACCATGTCGTTATCCTTGATGATGAATTAAAAGAAATCGCATTAGAAATTGTACGTAATGATGCCTTAAATCGGGTCATCATCGGACTTGATTTTTTCGATGCGAGTATCAACCGTGTTGCAGCGTGGACAATAGGAACACGCAATATGATTAAAGCGTTACTTTATGCAATGCTTGTTCCTAATGAATATTTGAAACAACTGCAGGAAGGTGGAAACTTTACAGAGAGATTAGCATTAATGGAAGAATTCAAAACCTATCCATTTGGTGCCGTGTGGGATTACTACTGTGAGAAAATGGGTGTACCAGTAAGAGAATCCTGGTTAGAAGAAGTAATAGCGTATGAGCATGAGGTTTTATTAAAGAGATAA